In the Diorhabda carinulata isolate Delta chromosome 9, icDioCari1.1, whole genome shotgun sequence genome, one interval contains:
- the LOC130897822 gene encoding uncharacterized protein LOC130897822 isoform X2 — translation MSNNSEDVAADLHPDRLKEHQKQIKAFMHSIEQITNPFTSSIDKDNLYNISTGQATSQEVANCLLSTVSSGMSLRDQFITECNMNPDRFHKSLKKNPILTFASVKKKKVMKIGEKVHEVTLQRDLFGRLLGLSLVANLDLGKVLCFPITPVPLSLCHIDGSFNKTAKSVLVQELEMRIEEMEQPPPQVDCGIVDGFFFLNTFKQMPRNFGDLSKKILQTLVKTPADSIAIIFDRYFTPSIKDCEHALRRNIDDKDFHIAGPQQSRTSDFSKDLKNIKFKEALVKFLIEHWAKQEMKSIIGNKKIFLIHDLCYVYSVIDNELSRIIDHELSCPDHEEADTKAVFFACQMEEESTVTIRTSDTDIVVIMLANMEHMKSSVKVWIDLGVGNARRYIDISALFTKLGPLVSKALPALHALTGCDYNPALYRRGKKRPLQILMGSVNIQEVFANLGSEAYNIEALSSTVESFICHLYGFKKLADVNIARIEIFNKTYKVNDTSQPFSLNVRNYDACNLPPCRSELQQHLLRTKYIACLWRNAHNRIPTEMSPLEYGWRNVDGKLEPTWFLGNQLPEAYEDIVITPDILGDTLDSESRDDEDVQEVEVETNFKDESSGDED, via the exons ATGAGTAACAATAGTGAAGACGTCGCCGCAGACTTACATCCAGATAGACTCAAGGAGCATCAAAAGCAAATTAAAGCTTTCATGCATAGCATTGAGCAGATCACCAATCCCTTCACTTCCTCCATAGACAAAGATaatctatataatatttctACAGGACAGGCTACTAGCCAAGAAGTTGCTAATTGCTTGCTAAGCACTGTTTCATCTGGGATGTCTCTCCGCGATCAGTTTATAACGGAATGTAATATGAATCCGGATAGATTTCACAAATCTCTGAAGAAAAATCCAATACTTACTTTTGCAAGTGTAAAGAAGAAAAAGGTTATGAAGATTGGAGAAAAAGTTCATGAGGTCACACTTCAGCGGGATTTATTCGGTAGATTATTAGGTCTATCTCTGGTTGCAAACTTAGATCTTGGAAAAGTATTGTGTTTTCCAATAACACCAGTCCCGTTATCACTATGCCATATAGATGGTTCTTTTAATAAAACTGCAAAATCAGTACTGGTTCAAGAACTAGAAATGAGAATTGAAGAAATGGAACAACCACCACCCCAGGTAGACTGTGGAATCGTAGATGGCTTCTTCTTCTTAAATACTTTTAAACAAATGCCGCGCAATTTCGGtgatttatcaaagaaaattttgcaAACTCTTGTAAAAACTCCAGCAGATAGTATAGCCATTATATTTGATCGTTACTTCACACCTTCGATAAAAGATTGTGAACATGCTCTTCGACGCAATATAGATGACAAAGATTTTCATATTGCCGGTCCTCAACAAAGCAGAACCTCTGACTTCtccaaagatttaaaaaatataaagtttaaagAAGCATTAGTGAAATTTCTTATTGAACATTGGGCTAAACAGGAGATGAAATCAATTATTggtaataagaaaatatttctaattcatGATTTATGTTACGTGTACTCTGTTATCGATAACGAATTATCGCGAATTATTGATCATGAACTGTCATGTCCCGATCATGAAGAAGCGGATACAAAAGCTGTATTTTTTGCTTGTCAAATGGAAGAAGAGTCTACTGTCACCATCAGAACCTCTGATACAGATATCGTGGTTATTATGTTAGCCAACATGGAACATATGAAATCGTCTGTAAAAGTCTGGATTGATCTCGGAGTAGGGAATGCACGCCGATATATCGACATTTCTGCTCTTTTTACGAAATTGGGCCCACTTGTATCAAAAGCACTACCAGCTCTGCATGCTCTAACCGGATGTGATTACAACCCAGCTTTGTACAGGCGAGGTAAAAAAAGGCCTCTACAGATTCTAATGGGATCTGTAAATATACAAGAAGTATTTGCAAACTTGGGCTCTGAAGCATATAATATTGAGGCATTATCTTCCACCGTGGAATCGTTCATCTGCCATTTGTACGGGTTTAAAAAACTAGCTGACGTTAATATTGCTaggattgaaatatttaataaaacgtacAAAGTAAATGATACGTCTCAACCCTTTTCACTGAATGTGCGTAATTACGATGCTTGTAATTTGCCACCATGTCGATCGGAGCTGCAACAACATTTATTGCGAACGAAATATATTGCTTGTTTGTGGAGGAACGCTCACAATCGTATTCCTACGGAAATGTCACCACTAGAATACGGATGGAGAAATGTGGATGGAAAATTGGAGCCAACTTGGTTCCTAGGAAACCAACTTCCTGAAGCGTACGAAGACATCGTCATAACACCTGACATTTTAGGAGATACTTTAGATTCAG AATCACGAGATGACGAGGACGTCCAGGAAGTTGAAGTGGAAACAAACTTCAAAGATGAGTCTAGTGGAGATGAagactaa
- the LOC130897822 gene encoding uncharacterized protein LOC130897822 isoform X1 — protein sequence MSNNSEDVAADLHPDRLKEHQKQIKAFMHSIEQITNPFTSSIDKDNLYNISTGQATSQEVANCLLSTVSSGMSLRDQFITECNMNPDRFHKSLKKNPILTFASVKKKKVMKIGEKVHEVTLQRDLFGRLLGLSLVANLDLGKVLCFPITPVPLSLCHIDGSFNKTAKSVLVQELEMRIEEMEQPPPQVDCGIVDGFFFLNTFKQMPRNFGDLSKKILQTLVKTPADSIAIIFDRYFTPSIKDCEHALRRNIDDKDFHIAGPQQSRTSDFSKDLKNIKFKEALVKFLIEHWAKQEMKSIIGNKKIFLIHDLCYVYSVIDNELSRIIDHELSCPDHEEADTKAVFFACQMEEESTVTIRTSDTDIVVIMLANMEHMKSSVKVWIDLGVGNARRYIDISALFTKLGPLVSKALPALHALTGCDYNPALYRRGKKRPLQILMGSVNIQEVFANLGSEAYNIEALSSTVESFICHLYGFKKLADVNIARIEIFNKTYKVNDTSQPFSLNVRNYDACNLPPCRSELQQHLLRTKYIACLWRNAHNRIPTEMSPLEYGWRNVDGKLEPTWFLGNQLPEAYEDIVITPDILGDTLDSVTESRDDEDVQEVEVETNFKDESSGDED from the exons ATGAGTAACAATAGTGAAGACGTCGCCGCAGACTTACATCCAGATAGACTCAAGGAGCATCAAAAGCAAATTAAAGCTTTCATGCATAGCATTGAGCAGATCACCAATCCCTTCACTTCCTCCATAGACAAAGATaatctatataatatttctACAGGACAGGCTACTAGCCAAGAAGTTGCTAATTGCTTGCTAAGCACTGTTTCATCTGGGATGTCTCTCCGCGATCAGTTTATAACGGAATGTAATATGAATCCGGATAGATTTCACAAATCTCTGAAGAAAAATCCAATACTTACTTTTGCAAGTGTAAAGAAGAAAAAGGTTATGAAGATTGGAGAAAAAGTTCATGAGGTCACACTTCAGCGGGATTTATTCGGTAGATTATTAGGTCTATCTCTGGTTGCAAACTTAGATCTTGGAAAAGTATTGTGTTTTCCAATAACACCAGTCCCGTTATCACTATGCCATATAGATGGTTCTTTTAATAAAACTGCAAAATCAGTACTGGTTCAAGAACTAGAAATGAGAATTGAAGAAATGGAACAACCACCACCCCAGGTAGACTGTGGAATCGTAGATGGCTTCTTCTTCTTAAATACTTTTAAACAAATGCCGCGCAATTTCGGtgatttatcaaagaaaattttgcaAACTCTTGTAAAAACTCCAGCAGATAGTATAGCCATTATATTTGATCGTTACTTCACACCTTCGATAAAAGATTGTGAACATGCTCTTCGACGCAATATAGATGACAAAGATTTTCATATTGCCGGTCCTCAACAAAGCAGAACCTCTGACTTCtccaaagatttaaaaaatataaagtttaaagAAGCATTAGTGAAATTTCTTATTGAACATTGGGCTAAACAGGAGATGAAATCAATTATTggtaataagaaaatatttctaattcatGATTTATGTTACGTGTACTCTGTTATCGATAACGAATTATCGCGAATTATTGATCATGAACTGTCATGTCCCGATCATGAAGAAGCGGATACAAAAGCTGTATTTTTTGCTTGTCAAATGGAAGAAGAGTCTACTGTCACCATCAGAACCTCTGATACAGATATCGTGGTTATTATGTTAGCCAACATGGAACATATGAAATCGTCTGTAAAAGTCTGGATTGATCTCGGAGTAGGGAATGCACGCCGATATATCGACATTTCTGCTCTTTTTACGAAATTGGGCCCACTTGTATCAAAAGCACTACCAGCTCTGCATGCTCTAACCGGATGTGATTACAACCCAGCTTTGTACAGGCGAGGTAAAAAAAGGCCTCTACAGATTCTAATGGGATCTGTAAATATACAAGAAGTATTTGCAAACTTGGGCTCTGAAGCATATAATATTGAGGCATTATCTTCCACCGTGGAATCGTTCATCTGCCATTTGTACGGGTTTAAAAAACTAGCTGACGTTAATATTGCTaggattgaaatatttaataaaacgtacAAAGTAAATGATACGTCTCAACCCTTTTCACTGAATGTGCGTAATTACGATGCTTGTAATTTGCCACCATGTCGATCGGAGCTGCAACAACATTTATTGCGAACGAAATATATTGCTTGTTTGTGGAGGAACGCTCACAATCGTATTCCTACGGAAATGTCACCACTAGAATACGGATGGAGAAATGTGGATGGAAAATTGGAGCCAACTTGGTTCCTAGGAAACCAACTTCCTGAAGCGTACGAAGACATCGTCATAACACCTGACATTTTAGGAGATACTTTAGATTCAG TTACAGAATCACGAGATGACGAGGACGTCCAGGAAGTTGAAGTGGAAACAAACTTCAAAGATGAGTCTAGTGGAGATGAagactaa
- the LOC130898098 gene encoding uncharacterized protein LOC130898098: protein MADIFQKLNELNLSLQGKQTTVFQACNKITAFKRKLDFWIICVSKKEIESFMLLSEFVSDNDSEMFQDDVFEQLVQYLTSMRASFEKYFPEEQNTKLKLNSWIHNPFLPTLQKPENLKSPSGKGKCLIILHAECEQGFVKDALLVFESKKTENCHEDMNGTVFEQWFSEFLKKLPDGDVIVMDNASYHSRRIEKVSTTCSLKKDMQDWLRLKNIEFDMGMVRSKLIYIINQYKEKFNTYVTDEMAQQNNKVLLRLPPYHCELNPIELVWDQVKNEVATKNVTFKLKDVKELLMEALDNVNNINWQNCIVHVLKEKEKMYKLDGISQAAQCRYNDVNYWTLLVGDVNNGGISLVHSAWLTPLKREVFWPPKQTTGNFIKLLKSGQEPPQDNSWKLHQIKRIFFQTDDYKIAEKKIKKAEITSDLTTDAEDSAIISPRRKIRPKKFSTDDEQEEVLSSSEDDFPKNKKPLPRPKPIIRKSITNILSDYSGPIQTFPLASAGQSQRSFEDSDSTNQLYYLPPQHSAKDTQLTKSSGQIIRGSASNQSFCQAAVSNSSPYNPSTSKATDVQSNIRAVVESNGANTQDDVITLLKTIREQNNQILQWIRKQDRSGNHASNTDLPDDIGVQFPLNSQEDITKLETYLSVKNNCLALSAYLSTFGGRDFTGHTNRILNFLFTYSLATNWNFCGKRGEKKAFKNLNVKDVIIGAVRKSSPLVSQKEIEDTIKVWLKHAPEKLKKQQHGNP, encoded by the exons ATGGCGGATATCTTTCAAAAACTGAAcgaattaaatttatcattgcAAGGTAAACAGACAACAGTGTTCCAGGCCTGTAACAAAATAACTgcctttaaaagaaaattagatttttggattatttgCGTTAGtaagaaagaaatagaaagcTTTATGTTACTCAGTGAGTTTGTTAGCGACAACGACTCAGAAATGTTTCAAGATGATGTATTTGAACAATTGGTCCAATATCTCACTTCGATGCGCGCATCTTTTGAGAAGTATTTTCCCGAAGAAcagaatacaaaattgaaactgaattcatggattcataatccttttttacCCACCTTGCAAAAGCCCGAAA ATCTTAAAAGCCCATCAGGAAAAGGTAAATGTCTTATAATTCTTCATGCTGAATGTGAACAAGGATTTGTTAAAGACGCATTACTCGTTttcgaaagtaaaaaaactgaaaattgtcATGAGGATATGAATGGGACAGTGTTTGAACAATGGTTTTctgaatttctaaaaaaattgccaGATGGTGATGTAATTGTAATGGACAATGCATCCTACCATAGCCGTCGAATAGAAAAGGTTTCCACAACATGTTCATTGAAAAAAGATATGCAGGATTGGTtacgattaaaaaatatagaatttgataTGGGTATGGTTCGATCcaaacttatttatataataaatcaatataaagaaaaattcaacaCATATGTTACTGATGAAATGgcacaacaaaataataaagttttgttAAGGTTACCGCCATATCACTGTGAATTAAACCCTATAGAATTAGTTTGGGATCAAGTAAAAAATGAGGTGGCAACCAAAAACGttacatttaaattaaaagatgtaAAAGAGTTGTTAATGGAAGCATTGGATAATGTTAACAATATTAATTGGCAAAATTGTATTGTACatgtattaaaagaaaaagaaaaaatgtacaaattggATGGGATTAgccaagcagcacagtgtcgttataATGACGTCAATTATTGGACATTATTAGTCGGCGACGTC AACAATGGTGGAATTTCTCTTGTTCACTCTGCCTGGTTAACACCGCTTAAACGAGAAGTCTTTTGGCCGCCAAAACAGACAACcggaaattttataaaattattaaaatctggACAAGAGCCTCCCCAGGATAACAGCTGGAAACTTCACCAAATTAAGCGAATTTTTTTCCAGACTG ACGACTATAAGATTgcggagaaaaaaattaaaaaggctGAAATTACCTCAGATTTAACTACAGATGCTGAGGATTCAGCAATTATTTCACCTCGAAGGAAAATACGTCCAAAGAAATTTTCCACTGATGATGAGCAGGAAGAAGTGCTGTCATCATCAGAAgatgattttccaaaaaacaagaaaccCCTACCTAGACCAAAACCAATAATACGGAAGTCTATTACAAACATATTATCTG ATTATTCTGGCccaattcaaacttttccaTTAGCTTCAGCTGGACAATCGCAAAGGTCGTTTGAGGATAGTGATTCTAcaaatcaactttattatttgccACCTCAACATTCAGCAAAAGATACTCAATTGACTAAATCTTCAGGACAAATTATTAgag GTTCTGCGTCAAATCAGTCATTTTGCCAGGCTGCTGTTTCGAACTCGTCACCATATAATCCGTCAACTAGTAAAGCAACTGATGTACAGAGCAACATCAGAGCTGTAGTGGAAAGTAATGGag CAAACACTCAAGATGATGTAATCACTTTATTGAAGACCATTAGAGAAcagaacaatcaaattttgcagtGGATCCGAAAACAAGATCGCAGTGGCAATCACGCCAGTAATACAGATTTACCAGATGATATAGGCGTACAGTTTCCTTTGAATTCTCAAGAGGATATTACCAAATTGGAAACATACCTGAgtgtaaaaaataattgcctGGCTTTG tcggcatatctatcgacttttggagggagagattttactggacatacaaaccgcattttaaattttttgttcacttatTCTCTTGCaactaattggaatttttgtggcaaacgaggtgagaaaaaggcttttaaaaacttaaacgtaaaggatgtgattattg gtgCTGTAAGAAAAAGCTCCCCTCTAGTCAgtcagaaagaaatagaagataccatcaaggtgtggttgaaacatgcaccagagaaattgaaaaagcagcaGCATGGCAAcccgtaa
- the LOC130898097 gene encoding 52 kDa repressor of the inhibitor of the protein kinase-like has translation MEGQSRDVTESFNAQNKIIAKENRQKLCAIIDTILFCGRQELPLRGNQDSGEIGIIDPLNRALLRFRARSGDEVLKNHLLTQSTHTRAMYTSSVIQNEIIELCGSAIQEELIGRVKQSGFFAVLADETQDVSRHEQLSLCLRYVDCSSGKALIREDFLEFVHVSDVTAQL, from the coding sequence ATGGAAGGTCAATCCCGTGATGTTACAGAATCATTTAATGCgcaaaataaaatcattgccAAAGAAAACAGACAGAAGCTGTGTGCCATAATAGACACAATCTTATTTTGCGGACGTCAAGAGTTGCCTTTGAGGGGAAATCAAGACTCTGGTGAAATTGGCATTATAGATCCGTTAAATCGCGCACTACTTCGTTTTCGAGCACGATCTGGTGATGAAGTTCTTAAAAATCACTTACTTACTCAAAGTACTCATACTAGGGCTATGTACACATCGTCcgttattcaaaatgaaataattgaattatgtgGAAGTGCTATTCAAGAGGAACTAATAGGTAGAGTCAAACAGTCAGGTTTCTTTGCTGTACTTGCCGACGAAACTCAGGATGTGTCACGTCATGAACAGCTGTCACTTTGCCTTCGCTATGTTGACTGCTCTTCTGGAAAGGCTCTTATTCGAGAAGACTTTCTTGAATTTGTTCATGTTAGTGACGTTACAGCGCAGCTTTAG